ACGGCTCTTCTGCCGAAGGTTAAGCTTAAGAGACCTATGTCTCCTATAGGCAAAACCACTGAGGAGAGTATTCAGGCGGGTCTCATCTTCGGATATGCTTCGATGATAGATGGTATGGTGAGAAGAATAAAAAGAGAGGTTGGGGACCATAGCTTCGTAGTTGCAACTGGGGGGCTTATAGATCTTGTAGCAGAGGAGTCGAAGGAGATAAATCTCGTTAATCCTTGGTTGACTCTTGAGGGGTTAAGGATAATATACGAGAGAAACGCGTGATAAAGCTTTTTTTAGCTCCCATAGCTGGGATAACAAAGCTTCCTTTCAGGAGGCTTCTCCGGAGAGAGGGAATAGATTATGCTTATACGGAGATGATAAGCGGCATAGCGCTTTTCTATAGAGACCCGAAATCTCTGAGTCTTATCGACATCGGTGGTGATGAGACTGCGGTTGGGGTTCAGCTTGTTGGCGGGGATCCTGAGAAGATGGCTGAGGGAGCGAAAGTGGCGGAAAGATGGGGTGCTTCAAGCGTGGATATAAACATGGGATGCCCCGCACGTAAGGTTTTAAGGAGCGGGGGAGGAGCGAGGCTTCTTCTGGATACTGACAAAGCGCTTAGCGTTTTCTTGAGCGTTAGGGAGGCGGTTTTCATTCCAGTGAGCGTTAAGCTAAGGAAGGGATGGAGAGGCAGAGAGACGTTTCTTGAGATATCTAAGAAGCTCGAAAGGGAAGGCGTTTCCTGGATTACGCTTCATGCAAGATGCGTTGAAGATGGCTTTTCGGAAGCCCCTGATTGGAATAGCATAAAAGCCTTAAAGGAGAGTGTTTCCGTTCCTGTCATAGGGAATGGTGGGGTGGATACCCCTGAAGATGCCTTAAGAATGCTTAATGAGACCGGGTGCGATGCGGTTATGCTCGCGAGAGGGGTATTGAGAAATCCGTTTCTTCCTCGTCAGATAAGGGAGCTTGAGAGGACCGGAAGCTATCGTAAAGAAACATCCAAAGATAAGATTAGGTGGTTGATCGATTTTTGTTCGGAAGCGGAAAGCCTATATGGGGATATAAGAGGAGCTAAGTACGTTAAGTCTCTGATTCCTTGGATATTGAGGGAAATTCGAGGAGCGAGCTGGCTTAGAGGATACCTCCTGAGGATAAATAGCTTGAAGGGAATAAGAGATGTTCTCAAGGAGGTAGTTGTAAGAATGGATAAAGGGGGGGAGTATCGTGGCTGAAGTTGACGAAATCTACAGGCAGAGGTTGAACAAGCTCGAAAGGTTGAGGAAGGAAGCAAACTATGATCCATTTAAAATCGATAGATACGTGAAGAAAAATAGCACTGAAGAGATAAAAAAGAGGTTTTCCTACCTTAAGGAGGATGAAGTCGCTCAGGAAGAGGTTTCCTTGGCAGGAAGAATAATGAGATTGAGGATGCACGGCAAGGCGAGCTTTGCACATCTTCGGGATGAGACGGGTGACATCCAGCTTTACTTTCAATACAACAAGCTTGGAGAGGGGGGAAATATACTTTCTTCAAGAGCTGGATAGACACGGGGGATATCATCGGTGTTAAAGGTGTCCCCTTCAGAACGAGAAGAGGGGAGCTTTCGGTTTGGGTAGAAGATTTTACTCTTCTTACTAAAGCTCTTAGAGCTCTTCCTGAAAAATGGCATGGGCTTAAAGATGTCGAGACGAGATATAGACAGAGATATCTTGACCTAATAGTTAATCTTGAAAGTAGAAAGAGATTTGTGGTGAGAAGCAAGGTTATTAAGCTTCTAAGGGAGTTTCTTGATTCGCGTGGCTTTATGGAGGTTGAGACTCCGATCCTTCAGCCCATAGCTACTGGAGCTGCTGCGAGGCCCTTTATAACGTATCATAACGCGCTTGATATGAATCTCTATCTGAGAATTGCTCCAGAGCTTTACCTTAAGCGTCTTCTCGTTGGGGGATTCGAAAAGGTTTACGAGATAGGGAGAAATTTCAGGAATGAAGGTATCTCGACTGAACATAATCCCGAGTTTACCTCACTTGAGCTTTATTGGGCTTATGCTAACTATGATGACATGATAAAGCTCTTTGAAGAGGGTATAGCCTATGTGGTTGAGAATGTTTTAGGGACGCTGAAGGTTAAATATAAGGGAGAGGAAATAGATTTCACTCCTCCATGGAGAAGGATAACTATGAAGGAAGCCGTTAAAACCTATGCCGGCGTTGATTTTGATCAGATAAGAGACCTTGAGGAAGCTGAGAGAATAGCGAGAAATTTGGGAATAGAGCTTAAAAAGGCGGATAGTCTCCCAACAGCCATGGTTGAGTTCTTTGAGGAGCTTGTTGAGGATAAGCTAATTCAGCCTACATTCGTTATAGAGTATCCGGTGGAGGTTTCTCCGCTTGCTAAAAGGAATAAGGAGAAACCAGATCTAACTGATAGATTTGAGCTATTTATAGGGGGCTTTGAGGTGGCGAACGCCTTCTCTGAGCTTAACGATCCCATAGATCAGCGCATGAGATTCGAGGAGCAGGCGAAAAGAAGAGAGATGGGAGATGAAGAAGCGCACCCGATGGATGAGGATTTCGTTAACGCCCTCGAATATGGCATGCCTCCCGCGGCTGGCATAGGAATCGGAATAGATAGGCTTGTTATGATACTTACCGATACAACTTCTATAAGAGATGTTATACTCTTTCCTCATCTCAGGCCGGAAAGGGGGACAAAAGATGGGGAGAGAGATACCGAGGAGCGTAGTTGAGGAGGTAGAGAGGCTAAGAAAGGAAATAGCCTATCATGATTACAGATATTATGTCTTAAACGATCCGATCATAACGGATGCGGAGTATGATAGGCTTATGCTCCGCTTAAGGGAGCTCGAATCAAAGTATCCAGAGCTTATAACCCCAGATTCCCCAACGCAGAGGGTAGGGGGAGTTCCCGCCCCGGAGTTTAAGAAAGTGAGACATGAAGAACCTATGCTTAGTCTTGATAACGCCTTTTTCAAGGAAGATCTGATTGCTTTTGACCAGAGGGTCAAAAGATGGAGCGGTGAGGATGGCATAGAGTATGTGGCTGAGCATAAGATAGACGGGGTCTCAGTTTCGCTCGTGTATGAGAATGGCGTTTTCGTGCTTGGGGCAACGAGGGGAGATGGAGTCATCGGGGAAGATGTAACTGCTAATTTGAGAACTATAAAGACGCTCCCCCTAAGGCTTATAAGGAATGTTTCAGGTAAACTCGAAGTTAGAGGAGAAGTCTTTATGACGAAGGAGGAGTTTGCCCGCTTAAATAGGGAGAGGGAGGAAGAAGGGCTTCCGCCGTTTGCGAATCCAAGGAATGCTGCTGCTGGTTCTTTACGTCAGCTTGATCCGAGGATAACGGCTTCCCGAGCCCTCGATATATTTGCTTACTATTTGGTTAATCCTGAGAAATGGGGGATCGCGACTCACTGGGATGCGCTTGAATTCATAAAGAGCCTTGGATTTAAGGTTAATCCCTACTCAAGGCTTTGTAGGAATTTGGAGGAGGTTTGGGAATATTGCGAGGAATGGGTGAGTAAAAAGGGGAGCCTAAGTTATGCTGTTGATGGAGTTGTTCTTAAAGTCAACAGAATAGATCTCTGGAGAAAACTCGGTGCTACGAGCAAGAGCCCGCGCTGGGCTATAGCTTTTAAGTTCCCCCCTGAAGAGGCTATAACGCGGGTGTTGGATATAGTGGTTAATGTGGGTAGGACCGGGGTTTTAACACCGGTTGCTATTCTTGAACCAGTTCACCTCGAAGGAACCATAGTTAAGAGAGCTTCACTTCATAATGAGGATGAGATAAGGAGAAAAGATGTCAGAATAGGAGATTGGGTTATCGTGAGAAAGGCAGGGGAAATAATACCCGAGATAGTCAAGGTAGTTAAAGAGCGCAGGACTGGAAATGAGAAGGAGTTTAAGATGCCGGATAGATGTCCAGTTTGCGGAGCGAGCGTTGTCAGACCTGAAGGAGAGGTTGCCTACAGATGCATAGGGATTAACTGTCCTGCTCAGCTTAAGGAAAGAATAAGGCATTTTGCGAGTAGGGATGCCATGGACATAAGGGGCTTGGGACCCGCGATCATAGAGCAGCTTGTTGAAAGAAAGCTTGTTAGGGATATAGCGGATATATATTACCTGACCTATGATGATCTTCTCTCTCTTGAGAGGATGGGGCCGAAAAGTGCCTCTAACTTGCTTAAAGCCATAAAGATGAGCAAGAATAGGCCCCTTGCTAATCTGATATTCGGCTTAGGAATAAGATACGTTGGTAAGGTTATAGCAAAGATCCTTGCGGAGCATTTTGATACGCTTGATGATCTTGCGAGTGCTTCCTATTCGGAGCTCGTGCTTATAGAGGGGATAGGTGATAAGGTCGCACGTAGTATAGTCGGCTTTTTCAGGGAGCCTCAGACAGCTTCTCTCTTGGAAAAGCTGAAGAAGGCAGGAGTCAATTTCGGTGAGAAAGTGGACAGAGGAGAGATAAAAGAAAACTTTTTCAAGGGAAAGAAGGTGGTCTTTACCGGGGAACTCGAGAGCTTTACGCGTTCTGAAGCTACCGAGCTACTTGAGAATCTCGGGGCGCAGGTTTTAAATAACGTGAGTAGGAAGGTAGACCTCGTCATAGTTGGAGAAAATCCTGGTTCCAAGTATCAGAAGGCTCTTTCCTTGGATATTAGAACGATGGGGGAAAAGGAATTCCTCGATAAATTGCGAGAAGCGGGAATTGAGATAAAGGTTGAGAAGGAGCCAAGGCTTTTTTAGGGAGGTAGATGAATTATGAAGATAAGCATGAAAGATGTTGAACATGTTATGAAGTTAGCTTATCTTGATCTAAAGGGTGAGGAGAAGGAAAGAATGCTTCATCACTTTAACCGAATTCTTGAGCATTTTGCCAAGCTTCAGGAGCTTGATACGGAAAAGGTGGAACCGCTAAGTCATGTTATAGAAAGCTCTACACCTTTGCGAAAAGACGAGATTAAAGAAAGTTTGCCACGCGAGGAGATTCTCAAGATCGCTCCGGAGACGGAAAAGGGGTATATAAAGGTTCCGAGAATAGTGGAATAAGGGGGTAGATGAAGTTGGAGCTTTGCGATATGCCTACATGGAAGCTTAGAGAAATGGTAACTGAAAAGGAGATATCGCTAAGGGATATTCTCGACTCCGTTTTTAAAAGAGTGGAGGAAAAGGAAGGAGAGCTCCATTGTTATCTAACGGTGATGAGAGAACAGGCCTATGAGGAGCTTAAGGTGGTTGAGGAAAGGTTAAAGGGTGGGGAGGACCTTCCCCTCGCGGGGATTCCAGTCGCTATAAAAGATAATATGTGCACTCGAGGTGTTGAAACTACCTGTGCTTCGAAAATACTTAAGGGCTTTTACCCTCCATATGATGCTACCGTTGTAGAGAGGATAAGAAAGGCGGGAGGGATAATAATAGGCAAGACCAATCTTGATGAGTTTGCTATGGGATCCTCCACCGAGAATTCTGCCTTCGGACCCACGAGGAATCCTTGGAATACGGAAACCGTTCCCGGAGGGTCAAGTGGAGGCTCATCTGCTGCGGTTATAGCAGGTGAAGCGATAATGGCTTTGGGATCAGATACAGGAGGATCTATAAGGCAGCCAGCGGCTCTGTGTGGAATGGTAGGATTGAAACCCACTTACGGTTTGGTTTCGAGGTATGGTCTCGTTGCCTTTGCGTCCTCGCTTGATCAGATAGGTCCCTTAACAAAGGATGTTCGGGACTGTGCTCTTTTGCTTCAAGTAATAGCGGGTAAGGATCCAATGGATTCTACCTCTCTTGATGTTCCTCTACCGGATTACCTTAAAGCTTGTGACAGAAGAGATCTCAGTGGCGTTAAAATAGGACTTCCTCGGGAGTATTTTACCGATATGCTCGATAAGTCTGTTGCAAGGGTTATGGAAGAAAGCAAAAGGGTTTTTGGGAGACTCGGAGCAAAGTTCGTTGAGATTTCCCTGCCCCATACCGATTATGCGCTTCCCACCTATTACATAATAGCTCCCGCGGAAGCAAGTTCCAACCTTGCGAGATACGATGGTGTACAGTATGGGCTTCGCTTTAAAGGTAAAACGCTCAAGGAAATGTATCTTGAGACGAGAACTAAAGGGTTCGGTGATGAAGTTAAGAGAAGAATAATGATCGGAACATATGTCTTGAGCGCGGGATATTATGATGCTTTTTATCTTAAAGCTCTTAAAGTAAGAAGGCTTATAAAGGAGGACTTTGATAGAGCGTTTAAAGAGGTGGACTATATACTCACTCCTACATCTCCAACGCCAGCTTTTAGGATAGGAGAGAGAGCAGATGATCCTATAATGATGTATCTCTCCGATATATTCACTATACCCGTTAATCTTGCTGGTATATGTGGGATATCTATCAACGCGGGCTTTTCGGATACTGGTTTGCCTATAGGAATACAGATAATAGGCAGAGCTTTAGATGAGGCTGGTATCTTGGGAGTAGCAGCTGCATTCGAGGCTGAAACGGATTGTCATGCCCGCAGACCGTATGGGGGGTGAAAGTCATGGAGCTTAAACCCGTTATAGGGCTTGAGATACACTGTCAGCTCCTTACCAAAACTAAGCTTTTCTGCTCATGTCCTACAGATTATATAGGCAAAGAACCGAATACTCTCGTTTGTCCAGTGTGCTTGGGGCTTCCGGGTTCTCTCCCGGTTCTTAATGAGGAAGCCTTAAGACTGGCTCTGAGAGCGGCTTTGGCATTGAATTGTGAGATATTGACAAAGACTCGTTTTCATCGGAAAAACTATTTCTATCCGGATCTTCCCAAGGCTTATCAGATATCTCAGTATGATATTCCTTTGGGAATAAATGGATATCTTGAGCTCAGAGGGAGGAAAATCAGGATAAGAAGAGTTCACATGGAGGAAGATGCTGGTAAGCTCGTTCATCCAACTAAGACCGGCAGGATTGAGGGAGCTGATTATTCCCTTGTTGATTTCAATCGCTGTGGAGTG
The nucleotide sequence above comes from Synergistota bacterium. Encoded proteins:
- a CDS encoding tRNA-dihydrouridine synthase family protein, with amino-acid sequence MIKLFLAPIAGITKLPFRRLLRREGIDYAYTEMISGIALFYRDPKSLSLIDIGGDETAVGVQLVGGDPEKMAEGAKVAERWGASSVDINMGCPARKVLRSGGGARLLLDTDKALSVFLSVREAVFIPVSVKLRKGWRGRETFLEISKKLEREGVSWITLHARCVEDGFSEAPDWNSIKALKESVSVPVIGNGGVDTPEDALRMLNETGCDAVMLARGVLRNPFLPRQIRELERTGSYRKETSKDKIRWLIDFCSEAESLYGDIRGAKYVKSLIPWILREIRGASWLRGYLLRINSLKGIRDVLKEVVVRMDKGGEYRG
- the ligA gene encoding NAD-dependent DNA ligase LigA, whose translation is MGREIPRSVVEEVERLRKEIAYHDYRYYVLNDPIITDAEYDRLMLRLRELESKYPELITPDSPTQRVGGVPAPEFKKVRHEEPMLSLDNAFFKEDLIAFDQRVKRWSGEDGIEYVAEHKIDGVSVSLVYENGVFVLGATRGDGVIGEDVTANLRTIKTLPLRLIRNVSGKLEVRGEVFMTKEEFARLNREREEEGLPPFANPRNAAAGSLRQLDPRITASRALDIFAYYLVNPEKWGIATHWDALEFIKSLGFKVNPYSRLCRNLEEVWEYCEEWVSKKGSLSYAVDGVVLKVNRIDLWRKLGATSKSPRWAIAFKFPPEEAITRVLDIVVNVGRTGVLTPVAILEPVHLEGTIVKRASLHNEDEIRRKDVRIGDWVIVRKAGEIIPEIVKVVKERRTGNEKEFKMPDRCPVCGASVVRPEGEVAYRCIGINCPAQLKERIRHFASRDAMDIRGLGPAIIEQLVERKLVRDIADIYYLTYDDLLSLERMGPKSASNLLKAIKMSKNRPLANLIFGLGIRYVGKVIAKILAEHFDTLDDLASASYSELVLIEGIGDKVARSIVGFFREPQTASLLEKLKKAGVNFGEKVDRGEIKENFFKGKKVVFTGELESFTRSEATELLENLGAQVLNNVSRKVDLVIVGENPGSKYQKALSLDIRTMGEKEFLDKLREAGIEIKVEKEPRLF
- the gatC gene encoding Asp-tRNA(Asn)/Glu-tRNA(Gln) amidotransferase subunit GatC, translating into MKISMKDVEHVMKLAYLDLKGEEKERMLHHFNRILEHFAKLQELDTEKVEPLSHVIESSTPLRKDEIKESLPREEILKIAPETEKGYIKVPRIVE
- the gatA gene encoding Asp-tRNA(Asn)/Glu-tRNA(Gln) amidotransferase subunit GatA, which gives rise to MPTWKLREMVTEKEISLRDILDSVFKRVEEKEGELHCYLTVMREQAYEELKVVEERLKGGEDLPLAGIPVAIKDNMCTRGVETTCASKILKGFYPPYDATVVERIRKAGGIIIGKTNLDEFAMGSSTENSAFGPTRNPWNTETVPGGSSGGSSAAVIAGEAIMALGSDTGGSIRQPAALCGMVGLKPTYGLVSRYGLVAFASSLDQIGPLTKDVRDCALLLQVIAGKDPMDSTSLDVPLPDYLKACDRRDLSGVKIGLPREYFTDMLDKSVARVMEESKRVFGRLGAKFVEISLPHTDYALPTYYIIAPAEASSNLARYDGVQYGLRFKGKTLKEMYLETRTKGFGDEVKRRIMIGTYVLSAGYYDAFYLKALKVRRLIKEDFDRAFKEVDYILTPTSPTPAFRIGERADDPIMMYLSDIFTIPVNLAGICGISINAGFSDTGLPIGIQIIGRALDEAGILGVAAAFEAETDCHARRPYGG